The Phycisphaerae bacterium genome segment GGCGACGCCGAAGGTGATACCGCGATAACAAATGCGACCGCCAGGATGGTCATTCAGTCACCCCCTACGCCGTGAGCAGGCTCCGGCAGGATCATTGTCTTCCCTGTGATTCTCCATTCAGTGTTCGCAATTCATCAGCACTGCGCTCCGCTACGCCGAGGCTATTCTTCCTTGGCCAGTTGCTTGTAGTACTGCTCGACGAGCTGTCGGTACTGAGTGGGGAAGTCCTTTCCGATCGATTGCAGAATGCGTTCGCGTTCCTCGGGACGCATGTTACCCCATGTCTCCCCCGGCCGAGCAGTCGCCGGTGAATGCTGCTCGCCGGGGCCGCCTTGCGAGGGCGAGGCCGTCGACTCCTTGGCCGGCTGGTTGGGCCTGCGCACAGCCGCGGCCGTGCTCCTGCGGCATAGGCGGCACCCCTTCCCGCCGCACGCCTTGCACTGCCCTTGCCTCTGCTGCCGTTCCTGTTCCTCGACCTGCTTGATGAGCCGGTCGAGGATCTCAACCGCTTGTCGCTGGCTTTGCCGCGTGACGACATCAGCCTTCCCCGCATCGAGACGTTGACCGGCTTGAGACATCAGGGCCCAGACGCTGCTGAGATCATCCGACGGCCGCGTGGCGACGGATGGGGGGCCGCAACCGGAAGGTGCGGTCTCCGGGGCGGAGGCCGGAGCGGCAACGCCAAACGATCCGTGCCACAGCAACGCGAAACTCATGATCGCACGAAATGACAGGCAACGAATGACGAATCGCTGGCCAGGATTCGGCAATTCCCGCCCCCGGTCCATGCCAAACCCTGACCCATGAACCCTGAACCTTTCTGCAAATGGGATTCCGGTCGCTTCTGTGTTCATGGCTTCTTCATCCGTTCGTCCATCTGTCTGGCCAGCTCTGCCAGCTCATTCTGCTGCGTCGACAATCGGCGAATTTCATCCCGCAGACCCGATCCAGCGGCCGGGTTCTTCTCAATCGCCTCGCCCGCCATGGCCGTTCGCTCGTTCAGCCGCTGCTGACAGCCCCGCAGCAGCTTCAATTCGGCCGATGCAGCCACGAGCGGGGGATTGCATCCCTGGCCGCCGCCTCCGCCTGCTCCGCCGCCGGGTGGCGGGTTCGCGGCCGCCTGCTTCAGCGAATCAATCAATTGGCTCAGCGTCTCGGCAATCGCGACCTCGATCCGTTGCGTGTCAGTGCCGGTGTCTTTCTTCTGCAACTTGGCGGCCACGCGTTCCATGTCGTCGCGAACCTGTCCCATCACTTGCGGAAAGACCACGGTTGTGCCGTCGGCCTTGAGCAACCGCAGCATCTGGCTCGTCTGATCGGCAAGAGTCATCTCGTCCTTGCTCAAGCCCGTCAGAGCCAGTTCGTCCGCGTGAGTCCATTGCGCGCGCCCTTTCTCATCGAGCACCTGCGTATCCCGGTTGATCAGCAGTTGCTTGTCGAGCATCGCCTGCAGCAGCACTTGCAGTTGCCGCAGCGTCTGATCCCGCTGCTCCTGTTTGAGTTGCTCGATGGCCTGCTCCAGGTTCTCGATGGCCTGCCGAAGCTCGTCCTCAGCCTCCCTCTGGCTTTCGGCGCCTTGCTCCGTCTTTTGTTGCCCGAGTTCCTGAGACGCCCGCATCATGTTTTGTGCCCCACGTGCGACATGCTCGTTGCCGGGGTCGGGCGGTCTGGCAGGCTGGGTCTCGGTCTTCCGGCCGGACATCCTCTCGCCGAGCTGGCCTGTCTTCTCACCGAGTTGCCTCTGAGGTTCGGCGGCTTCCGCGATCGCTTCAAGCCGCTGCTGCGCCTCGAGCAGTCGACGCACCTCCTCTTTCAGGGCCTCCAGCCGTGCAATCTCTTCCTGTCGTTGGCGACTGCCGTCGGGTTCCTCAAGCAGCACCTTGAGCACACTCTCCAGGTCGCGCACGATCTCAATCTGCTTGTCCGACGCCCCGGCCAGGTCTTCGTCGCTCAGCAGACGGATCGTTACCTCCATGTCCCGCCGAATCAGCAGTTCCCGGGCCTTCTTGAGAGCGGCTTCCAGCCTCGCGGCCTGTTCGGGTTCCCTTTGTGAGAGCTGTTCAATCAGCCGGAACATGCGGTCCTCGAGCTGAATCATCCGGTCACGGACGATCTGCTGCTTGGTGGCCAGGGGGCTGGCGGTTGCATCGGTTTGGACGGTCGATAGAGGCTCAGCCGCCGCCGCCGGCGCGACGGGCAGGAGAATGCAGAACAACGGGACCAACAGGCGCCCAAATGCCCAACGCCCAAGCCCCAATGACCAATGAAATCCGAATGACGAAATCCGACTGACGAATGGAGTCCGAAATCCAAATGTCGAAGACTCGCCGTGGCGAGACGAAATCCGAGTGGGCCAAGTAGCGGCGGGCTCTGGGCGTTTGGTCATTCGCACTTGGTCATTCACTGGGCATTGGGGCTTGGGCATTGGTCATTCCCTACTTAGCCGGCTCGCTCCCCGGCATGGTCCCCAGAATGTTTCGCTCCAGCTTCGTTTCCGTTTCCTGGCCGACATTGCGCTGCATATTGAGAACGTCTCGCAGCAGAATGACCGCCTCCTCGAGCTTCTCCCATTCTAGCATCCGGGCCAGAATGTTGTTCATCTCATCGCGCAGGGTCGATTGGGCATCTCGGGCCTTGCGAACCCACTCGGCATCGTCACCGCCCGCCAGCCGGTCGATCATCTCCGCCGCGGCAGGCATCTGCTCTCGGGACAGACCCCGGAGCGGCTGTGCCACCCCCCGCCCCAATCGCTCCTCAACCGTCGCGCTGGACAGGGCGTTGACTCGCATCTCAGCCAGCACCTGCTCAAACTGCCTGGCCACCGTCGCTATCTGGCCGGCCTGGTCCCTCTGGCGGCGCGCCAACTGACGCAACCGCTGGCTGTGCTGCCGGCGATCGGCCGCCGCGGTGGCCGGTTCCAGGACCGACAGCAACTCCGAGTAAAGTTCCTCCTGCCGTCGCAGGTGGCGCTCAAAATCCTGTCGATACTCGTGCTGCCGGCGGTTCAGATCCGCGGCCAGTTCCTCACGGCTGACGATGCGAAACACCGCCGGCGTCGATTTGCCCACATTCGGCCCGGAGATATCGTCGAAGTCCGCCGCTTCCGCCCAGATGCTCAGCCGGTCACCCTCTGCCAACCCGTGCTCGGCGACCGACCACTCAACCGAGCGGTTGAAGATCTTGGAGCCCTGCTCAAAACCGGCTAACGGCTCCGCAATACCCTTATCCTCCGACTTGCCCGAACTGAAGACGACGGAAACGCTCGCCAGACCGTAGGTGTCGCTGAACTCCATGTCTGTCGGCAACACGGCCTGCGGAGTGATCATCTCGCCGGCGCCCTGAATCCTCATCTTCACAACGGGAGCTTGATCCGGATCGACCCGCACGACAAATCGGGTCAGTGGCACGCGCGGGCTGACGTTCGTCAGACCGCTCGGACTGGTCAGCTCAAAGTGGTAAGCGGCGGAGGTCGTCGGACGGTCGGATGCCCGGAACTCCCGTTCGCCCACGCATTCCGCAGGACCGACGGTGCTCTGCTTGCCGCCGACGTCACGGACCAGAATCGCCGAGGCAATCGGTTGGCTCGCCTCGATGGTCAAGCGGATCTCGCTTCCGACCAGCGCCTCGGCAACATTCTGCCCTTCTCGCAGCTCATAGGGTTCAAGCCGCGTATAGGCCGGTGGCGCAATCCCAATTCGCGCGCGCGTGATACTGGGCCGGTCAATCACCTCGATCGTAAAGGGATCGGTCTGCGCGTCTCCCCCGACAATCCGGCAGGTCACCGTCTCGGTCAGGTGCTCGAACATGTGTATGAATCGTACCGGCTGCCCGCGAACCTCCGGCATCTGAGCCTGGCCTCGCAGGCTGCCCGCGCCGTGGTAGTGAATGTAAGCCTGTCGCGGAGCTTCGTAACCCGGTACTACGGCGGCTGAAATGGTCGCGTCATCACCGCGCGGCACGACCAGCTTACCCTCCGTCAACCCTTCCACAACCAAGCGGTTTTTCAGAGGCCATTCAACGCTTCTCAGCAGCACGTTTCGCTCGAACCAAAGGCCCATCGTACCAGGAGCCGCCAGCAGTAATCCCGCTATGCCGACAAGACCCGTCAGGCCCAACGTCGCCTGTCGAACCGCTCGTCGATGATTGAGTGAGTCGCTGAACCGCAATTGCGACGCCGCGCCGTTTGCCTGTTCGATGACCTTGTCAATGAGGGCGGCCGATCCACGGTTGACCCCCTGCGGATGGGCCACAAACTCGGTCGCCGCAATCAGCCGACCCCCCAATTCCGGGTGTTTTCGCTCGATAATCGTTGCGAGGTCGGCCTGGGCAAGGATCACCGCCGCCGGCCGGATCAGGTATCGCCGGCTCAGCCAGCAAAGAACACCCCAGACCGAGATCGCCTGAACCCATCGCATGCTCGTGTCGAGTCGGAAAGTATGATCGACCGCCAAGGTGATCAGCACCGCCGCCAGCACCGCCGGGCTCACGACCGCCAGACCGTCCGCCAGGAGATACAGACGAATACGCCTCGCGAGCGCATCCAACCGCACAAGCGTATGTTGCCGAAATTGCAGTCGCGCGGATTCGCTGACGTTTACCAACATCTCGCCGTCGCCTCTACAGCAGATTGAAGGCCTTACGCAAGGCCCACTCCGTACTCAACAGTGCCACCAGCACAAACAAGGTCCACCAGCGGTCCCACAGCGGCGTTGGCCGACCTGTGGTGACCATGCTGACCGACTTGGCCGGGATCAGCGATGGCAGTCGGTCGATCTCGTCAAGATAGAGCGATCGCCCGCCGGCCGAGCCCGCCGCCAGATTCTCGAGCGATTCCCGGTCCAGCGCCGTCCGGCGAAACTCCAGATCAGACCGCCCGACGCGAAGCTCGCCCCGAATCGTCGTCGTGCCCTCGCCGCCTTCAGCGGGCAGGTCGATCCGCAGCTCATAGATTCCGGTTTCCGTGGGGGTCAACTCCCCGTGATACCAGCCGGGTCGATCGGGCTGAGCCTTCAGGACCACCACATGGCCGGGCACCCCCTCCGCCTCAACGGTCATTTCAACCGTGTCCCGCCCCAGCGGCGAGAACTTCGAGTCCAAAAGCCTCGCCTCGATGCCGACCGCCTCGCCCACCGGGCAGTGGTCCTTCGTGGGCTGGATCAGCCCACGTTTCTGACCGCCCAGCAGCTTACCCTCGACAAGATGGCGGATCAGCGTGATCCAGAACCGATTGAAGTACCGATCTCCGGCGCGCCGCCAGCGCCATGTGTCGCTCCAGGCCATGAAAGCGGTTCGCCCCGCCCCAACGAACTGAGTGGCCAGCAGCACGTGCTGACCCCCGGCGTTACGCATCTGCGGGTTGGAGTGACGCAGCAGAACGGTGGCCACCGGTTTTTCGCGGCTGACCGGATAGTGCCAGTACACGCCCGGCAACTGCGCCCACGTCTGCGCGTTTTCCTCCGAGCGGTCAGCGATATTCAACAGCGGATGCCCGCTGACCTGCGGCGGTATCGCCGGCGGCCAGGCCGTCTGCTGGAAGTAACCCAGTTCGTTGATGATCAGGTCGGCTTGGCCGGCATCGATCACCACCGGCAGCAGATCGAGCAGCGCCTTGGCGGCCGCCTCGCGAGCCAGTTTTGAAGTGTTCTTGCGACCGGCCACGAACACAAGACCCGTTCCCGCCTGGCTGACCAGCGTTTCGAGGGTCTTGCTCCACCCCGCGTCGATTTCCTCCGGCCGCGGGTCCATCAGAATGATGCAGTCATACACGCCCAACTCTTCATGCTTGCGAGGCAGATGATCAATGACCGTTCCGCCGTCGCGGACGGCTTCTTCGTCGGCCGATTGCAGCCAGCAACTCACGTCCACCGTCGCGTCCCGCGTCAGCAACCGCGATAGGTAGGTGTATTCCCAACTCGGTGCCCCCGCCACCAGGAGAACGCGCATCTTCTTCTCCAATCCGCGCACGCTGGTCTCCCGCTCGTTATCCTCGGCGATGATTTCACCCTCGACGGGCTGGATTCGCACCGCCAGCCGCGTCTGCAGCGGACGGATAAGCTGATGGTCAAATGTGATCGAACTCACGTGATCGTCGGGCCCTGCCTCGATCGTGCGCGTCGCGACAACGCTCGGCTGCGATGCATCCGGCAGCCGTTGCAGCAGCTCGATGATCAGCGACTGGCCGCAAAGCCCTTGGGCGGCGATGCGAGCCGTGATCTTGAACGGGTCGTTGACGAAAATGCTCGCCGGGGCCTCGATCGCTGCGACTGCGGCATTGCGCGGCGGGGCGGGGTCTCCGACACCTACGGTGTGGATGGCGATCCGCTTGGCGCGGGCATATCCGGCGACGGCATCCACCGCCTCACCCTTGTTGAACTGCCCGTCGGACACGACCACGACCGCCGAAACCGGCCGCCCACCTTGAGATTCCACCGCCTGCCGAACGGCAGCTCCAATATCAGTCGCCGGCGCCGACGCCGGCACGGCAATCCCGATCCTGCCGCCCCCAGAACCGGCAGCGGCCGTGTATCGACCGACCAGATCGATCCCATCGCCGAACCGATAGCAGAGAACCGGGTTATTCCGCACCAGCTCACGAATCAGCCGATGATCGTCGCGGGCCAGAACCGATCTGGCGATCTCGGCCCGGCTCAAGGTCGCAAGCTCGTTCACCTGGGCGTTGCCCAGTGCCTGCCGCACACGGCGTTGCTCGGTTTCATCGGCGTAGCGGTCGTGAAGAGACATGCTGGCCGATCCGTCGATCAGCAAGAGTGTTGGCGCTTCCATCTCGCGTCGACTGTAGGTGGCGATCACCGGTTGCAGCCAGATCAGTGCCAAGACGGCCAATAGCGTACAGCGTAGAAGGGCCAGGATCGCTCGGATCCTCGCCGAAGCCCCAACCCGCTGTTCTCGCCGATACAGATGCACGCTCGCCCACAGGATCAGCTCCAGCAGAACCATCGCAACAATGGCGTGCCACCCCTGCGGCAGGCCGGCGAACTCCAACCGCCGTTCAAGCGTCTCGGTCGCCGTCTCAGCCAGCAGCCTCACGCGCGATGCCTCCCCATAAGCGCCGACCACTGACGATTGGCGCCAAACCAGCAGGCCAGCAGTTGTTCCGTCATCAGCGTCCCCACCAGCAGGATCAACAACGCCGGCCACAATTCCTTGCGGGTGGCGGCCGCCGAGCCCTGAGTCAGCTCCTCTCCTCGGATGTATTCAACAGGCCATCCTGCTGTTGCCTGCTGTAGCTCGTCGCGTCGCATCCGTCGCAGATCGCTCTCGGTAGAGTCCACGTTCACCGCAACCGGCTCGACCACATGGCCGCCGGATTGTTCCGTGAGGTCGATCT includes the following:
- a CDS encoding vWA domain-containing protein; this encodes MRLLAETATETLERRLEFAGLPQGWHAIVAMVLLELILWASVHLYRREQRVGASARIRAILALLRCTLLAVLALIWLQPVIATYSRREMEAPTLLLIDGSASMSLHDRYADETEQRRVRQALGNAQVNELATLSRAEIARSVLARDDHRLIRELVRNNPVLCYRFGDGIDLVGRYTAAAGSGGGRIGIAVPASAPATDIGAAVRQAVESQGGRPVSAVVVVSDGQFNKGEAVDAVAGYARAKRIAIHTVGVGDPAPPRNAAVAAIEAPASIFVNDPFKITARIAAQGLCGQSLIIELLQRLPDASQPSVVATRTIEAGPDDHVSSITFDHQLIRPLQTRLAVRIQPVEGEIIAEDNERETSVRGLEKKMRVLLVAGAPSWEYTYLSRLLTRDATVDVSCWLQSADEEAVRDGGTVIDHLPRKHEELGVYDCIILMDPRPEEIDAGWSKTLETLVSQAGTGLVFVAGRKNTSKLAREAAAKALLDLLPVVIDAGQADLIINELGYFQQTAWPPAIPPQVSGHPLLNIADRSEENAQTWAQLPGVYWHYPVSREKPVATVLLRHSNPQMRNAGGQHVLLATQFVGAGRTAFMAWSDTWRWRRAGDRYFNRFWITLIRHLVEGKLLGGQKRGLIQPTKDHCPVGEAVGIEARLLDSKFSPLGRDTVEMTVEAEGVPGHVVVLKAQPDRPGWYHGELTPTETGIYELRIDLPAEGGEGTTTIRGELRVGRSDLEFRRTALDRESLENLAAGSAGGRSLYLDEIDRLPSLIPAKSVSMVTTGRPTPLWDRWWTLFVLVALLSTEWALRKAFNLL